In Humulus lupulus chromosome 7, drHumLupu1.1, whole genome shotgun sequence, the following are encoded in one genomic region:
- the LOC133789967 gene encoding protein S40-7-like — translation MENGYGLFWQSSGVWRALRDGDFEEEDVWSVLKERTNSSSKTNNRSSRESALSVPRHVPTAARMIPKAIRGGFESSNSSINSSHEGRIMQQSAPVSIPNWPNSYRHKSKKASRNASWYDDDHHHDGGDDDELVNDKRDGEDHEEEDDYNDDDDNDYVGDYDCKVPPHEFISRRLARSQISSFSVFEGVGRTLKGRDLSNVRNAMLTKIGFIE, via the coding sequence ATGGAAAATGGGTATGGTTTGTTCTGGCAGAGCAGTGGGGTATGGAGAGCTTTGAGGGATggagattttgaagaagaagatgTTTGGTCTGTTCTCAAAGAAAGAACAAATTCTAGTTCCAAGACCAATAACAGATCCAGCAGGGAGTCTGCTTTGTCTGTTCCAAGGCATGTTCCAACTGCTGCAAGAATGATTCCCAAAGCTATCAGAGGAGGATTTGAAAGTAGCAACAGTAGTATTAACTCCTCTCATGAAGGTAGAATAATGCAACAATCAGCACCTGTCAGCATTCCCAATTGGCCAAATAGTTACAGGCACAAGTCAAAGAAGGCCTCTAGGAATGCTTCATGGTATGATGATGATCATCATCATGATGGTGGCGACGACGATGAACTTGTTAACGACAAAAGGGATGGTGAAGAtcatgaagaagaagatgattacAACGATGATGACGACAATGATTACGTTGGTGATTATGATTGCAAGGTACCTCCACATGAATTCATTTCTAGGAGGCTTGCAAGAAGtcaaatatcttctttttctGTATTTGAAGGAGTTGGTAGGACCTTAAAAGGGAGAGACCTTAGCAATGTAAGGAATGCTATGCTAACAAAGATCGGCTTCATTGAATGA